The Coleofasciculaceae cyanobacterium genomic sequence CTGGTGCTACTCCTAGTTTGAACCCCACAGGTCCTTATCAGGTTGATTATCAAGGAACTAAAAATTTAGTAAATGCTGCCAAAAAACAAGGCGTAGAGCATTTTATTTTGGTTTCATCTCTATGTGTTTCTAAGTTTTTTCATCCTCTGAATTTATTTTGGCTAGTTTTGTACTGGAAAAAACAAGCCGAGGCTTATATTCAAAAAAGCGGTATTCCTTATACGATTGTTAGACCAGGAGGGCTTAAATCAGAAGACAATTCTGATAATATCGTTATGTCGAGTGCCGATACTTTATTTGAAGGCAGCATTCCTCGAGCCAAAGTAGCTCAGGTATGCGTAGCAGCATTGTCTCAACCCCAAGCCAAATCAAAAATTGTCGAGATAGTGGCAAATCCTGAGGCAGGAGCTAAAACCTTTGAACAGCTATTTGCTAGTATTGCTTGAAGTGCCTAAGTAATTTAACTTAATCTAATTAAAGTGTTATTTTAGACTAACATTTCAGGGCAAATTTTTAGATTATCACGGAGTTTGAATAAGCTGTAAACAGATGCAACTAGTCAATCAAGCTAAAAAGTTTTTCTATTTAAGTTGTTTAGTGTTACTGCTCCTGAAATTAAGAGATATTAGTCAACCCCAGGCGCATTTCGATTGGCAAAATTATGGGCAAGCATTATCAAAGCTGTTCAATTATTGGCAGATAGGGCAGCCATTTTCAGCACCAAATGCTAATGTTTCTCCCAGTTTATACGCTACCCAGCCATTGGTTATGCAGGGAGGAGATCCTTATATTAGAGCCTTAATGCGGACAATTACTGCTAGTGAAGCGAATGTTTCACATCCATATAATGTCATCTATGGTGGTGAGCAGATTGACGATCTTAGTAGTCATCCTGAAGTCTGTGTCACCATTGTAGCTGGACCCAATATAGGCAACTGTACTACTGCTGCTGGGCGATATCAAATGCTGGATTTCACCTGGAGTAAACAAGCGCAAAAATATCATCCCAATCCTTCAGGTATTTGGCGTTGGCAAACCTACAGTTTTGAAGCTCAATATCAAGATGCTGTCGTTCACAGTTGGTTAAGCGATACTAATGCCTGGGGAACGGATATTCCTCAACTACTGAGACAAGGAGAAATAACTCAGGTGCTGAAGTTGCTTTCTGGTACTTGGACGAGCCTTGGCTATGGTATTGAAACTAATTCTATGAGCAGTTATTTGCCTCAAATTTATCAAAATATGTTAACACAAGAGCTCAGCTAGTATCTCGATTTTTGAGAAGATATGCAAGTATTTGCTGTAGATGAGTAGTATTTTATCATACTAAAGTTTATAGCAAAATAACAGCTAATTATTTTAGTTTCTGAATATTGTCATAGAGTTTTAAACTGAATACTTTTTGGATTTTTAGTTTAATTAATATAGCTTATTTTCAAGGCTTTTCAGGTTTAGAGTTAATAAATTAACTAAACCTCAAAATACCCCTTAACTTTCGCCAAGCGAGTTGGAAAAAAATTAACTTTTTATAGCTTGGTTGTAAGGTAGATCTAACTAAAGTCAGAAGCGTTTTATTGTGTTATCACAGTTAGTACTGTCACAACTATTACTAGATTGTCATAACTATTACTAGATTGTCATAACTATTACTACCCTAATTGTATAAATTAAAGTTTATTATCTGAATATTGTCTAATTTTTGTACATCTAGTTAGGTGAACCCTGAAAACTAATCTTTAATTTAAAACTAAAGGTTTGTGCATTATAGATAGTGTTTGTTTAAACTAAACATAATTAATACTCCAAGTGAAAACTTATATACCTCTGTTTTATTCTGAAAAGATTAAAAGACCAAATCGGAAATACTTCTTAAATAACATCATAGGAGAAGATTTTCTGATATTGCTATTGGCTTTTAGCTACCATAGTATTCATCCTTGGTCAAACGCTTTGGGCTTATTTTTTCTCCAGATTTCTTTTTGGTGTATTTATGAGCTGGGTTATATAGAAAATGACATAATCGGCGATAAATTTGAGGATACAGCAATTGTTTCCGATAATTACAATTCTTTTAAGTATACTTTTCCTCTCTGGCAACCTTGGGTATGGTCTTTATTTTTATCAGCTATAGGTACTATTGTTCTGGCTAAAGATATAATTATTCCCAACCAACTTATTAACCCGATCGCTTTTAGCGAAGATAATTACCAGCTATTTAAAATATCCGAAGGCTTTTTGTTTTGGTTTATTTTTTTATTATTTTTAAGATTTTTGTTTCATATTTATAATCATCTTAATAAGCAAAGCCGAGTTTGGTTTTACTTGCTGTTGCAAGCCTGTCGTTATTGCGGTTATTTAGTTTTACTTACAACTAACACTATCGGAGCAATCTTATTAGTCAGCAGCGTTTTAACTCGCTCAATTCAGTATGTTTTATATCGCTATTTGGGAGGAAAAAGCAATAGCTGGCCGATGGACTTTCCCAGATATTTCTTTTGTCTTTTAATCTTTTTATTATTGATGGGTACTTTAGCCGCTAATAACCGAGACTTATTTTTAATTCTTAACTATCAAGTGCTGTTAATTAGCGTTTTTTGTGGGGCGAGAGGCTACAAACAGTTCAATAAAGTATTTTCACAATTTCTTCCCGTAAGCGAAGACGGTTCTAGTCAGGTTAATTAAAGAGTTAAGCTGTCAGGTATGTAATATCAAGTACGGATAATTGGTTGCAATAGGACAAACTCATTATTTGCGTAGCTTCTTGAAGCAGTCCTAAAGGATTAGCTTCGCGTCCGCTGCTCCGGTTATCCGTGATAGACTCATTACTCATTTGTTAGCTGTAACTGATTAACTAAATCATTAAAAGGTTGCCAATCATTTGTTTCGCTGATTGATTGCCAAACCGATTCAATTAAAGGTCGTAACAATGCAGTTTGAGGATTTCGGGCTTTAAGGCGATCGCCAATGCGATTCATCTCGGCAACGGGCAATTGATTTAAGCATTGATGATAAAAGCCACGCCAGTTAGCGGTTACTTGTGAGCTAAAGTTAGCGTTTTCCAAAATTAAGCTGCTATCTTCTCGCCAACCGTAATTAAATCCTTGAGCTAGTTCAGCAAAAAAACCATGATAGCTAATTTCAGTATCTCTTAATAAATTGATGGTTTGAGTTACTAGTTCAGTTCCCAAAAATCCCAAAAAGCGATCGAATCCTAATTTTTGCAGCATAAGTTTTTGATAATGTTGTTGATAACAATCATCAAATTGAGCTAACCCTGCCGCCAAATTCGATTGTTCCGTAACCATTGCCAGAGGCAATTGCAGCATTTCTAAATTAGACTTGCAAATATATGGCTGATTACCATAACTATAGCGTCCACCATAGTCAAAACTAGCTGCCGTAAATCGAGCATCATAGGTAGGAATAAAAGCATAAGGACCATAATCAAAACTTTCCCCAGCGATCGACATATTATCCGTGTTTAAAACTCCATGACAAAATCCGGCAGCCATCCACTGTGCTGCTAGCTGAGCTACTCTAGCGACTAACTCGGTATAGAAGTGACTATATTTATCCTTGGTATTGGCAATATCTGGATAGTAAACTGCAACAACGCTGTCTAATAGCTTATCAACAAGATCGCGACGTTTGAAATAGTACAATCTTTCAAACGTCCCAAAACGAATATGAGACTTGCTAAACCGAACCATTACCGATGAACGAGTTGGGGAAGGTTCATCACCCCGCCATAAAGGTTCGCCAGTTTCAATTAGGCTCAAGCAACGAGAAGTATTAACTCCTAATTGATGCAAAGCTTCCGCAGCTAAAACTTCTCTTACTCCTCCTTTGAGAGTCAGTCTACCATCGGCACTGCGCGAATAGGGTGTTCTACCCGAACCTTTTGTGCCTAGGTCATATAAATTTCCGTCTACACCTCGAAGTTGCCCATATAAGAAACCTCTGCCATCGCCTAAAAAGGGATTATATGCCCCAAATTGATAGCCATGATAACGTAAAGCTAAGAAAGGTCGGACTCCGTTAAATTTACCAAAGGCATCAATAAAATCAGCATCACTAACTAAATCTGGTTGCAAACCCAGCAAAGGTATTAATTTATCGTTGCGAAAACGCAAATAATGTGCAGGGAATTCGGCAGCAGCTACAACATCATAGTAATCATCACCTAAATTTTCCATCACAGATTGGTATTCAAGGTTTAGTAGAGGATTAGAGTTAGTTTTCATAAAGGCGATCGCGTTGTATGTTTAAATTTGAATTAGCCAGACACATTTGAAGCCAAAATTAATCTATGCTAGCTTTCAATTGATGTTAAAAGCTTAATTAGTTTAAAGTTAATCAAATCTATAAGTAAATTGCTTTTTCTTATTTTTTACTTCAATGCCAGATCCAATTATGTATCAAGAGGATGGCTATGTTGTCCTCGAATCAGATCTACCTGAACAATTCATGACCTCAGCAGAATTAGAAGCCAAACTGATAAATCTCTTGCTGTCAGAGGAAGTCATCATTCCCAAGGAACTAAAGCAGTTTGACTTGGTTCAATTACAGGCACGACACTTAATGAACAATTACTTTGAATTAGATATAGGTGCTGATAAGTACTTGCAGTGGTATGTTGTGCGTTTAGAAAAGTAAACTACACTTTAAACTACTACTTTGCTTACTTATTGCTGATTTTTTTTATCAGACAATAAAGCCAAAAATCTTTAAATGGTTCTATGTATTGAGCTAGTGGCCAAAGAACAAAATAAGGTTGATGAACAACTTGGAGTAGAGGCAAATCATCTTCCGAATCGGTGATTAAAATTGCTGATTTTATTTCCGACTTTGATAAGACTTCTTGCATCATCAACAGTTTCCCATTATGGCGATCTTTTGCCCCCCGCCAAAATCGACAGCTTACTAAGCGATCGCATCTCACTGGTAAATACTGGAGTATCGGGTTAATTATTAAGTTAAAGCCTAAGCTAGCTATGATAATAGTTGCATCGGCATTGCTGTTTATCGCTGAAATTAATTCAGTATTAGCATAGTCTTCGGCTAGTTTCTTGGCTTTTGGCTGCCAAAGCAGCAGCGTCCAAGGTAGTAGTATGGTAGGCACAATGACTAAAAACCAATCTCTAACCCTATTTCCTTTGAATGGTAGTGGTAGCCAAACCCAAGGTCTTAATATTTTTAAGAGAATAATTAAGATAAAGCCAATTAAACGAGGACGTAGACTATTAATATATTCTGCCGTAGAGTTTCTAAGTAGTAATGTCTCATCAAAATCGATGATTATATGCGTGTTTTCAGCGGTATTAGCGATCGCAGCAGTAGCTTGTTCTGGCGTAACGATCGTAATGCTGTTAGTTTGATTCTTTTCCATTAGCCAAAATTGACCTAGTAATTATGATGAGATTGTTCGAGAAAATCATAACAGGCTAGTTTTAAAAAACCGTGAAAGTCAGAGACTATCTAAACTATTTATACTATTTAAGAGTTATCAAATTTCACCGTAGCAATCTATAGGAGTAACCCCAGTCGTGGAGTCACGATACAACGCAGCAGAAATAGAACAGAAATGGCAGCAGCAATGGCAAGAATCGGGAATAGACAAAACTCCCCAGCAAAGTGAGCGACCAAAATTCTACGCCTTGTCAATGTTTCCCTATCCTTCAGGAGACCTACACATGGGTCATGTGCGTAACTATGTAATTACGGATGTAATTGCTCGTCTGAAGCGAATGCAAGGTTATCGAGTACTACATCCTATGGGTTGGGATGCTTTTGGTTTGCCCGCCGAAAATGCAGCGATTGATCGCGGTATTCCTCCTGCCAAGTGGACATTTAAAAATATTGCTCAAATGCGCGATCAGCTAAAGCAATTAGGACTTTCCATCGACTGGGACAGAGAGGTTGCTACTTGTTCTCCTGACTACTATAAGTGGACACAGTGGCTGTTTCTACAGTTTCTTGATGCAGGGTTAGCTTATCAAAAAGAAGCTGCCGTTAACTGGGATCCTATCGACCAAACCGTATTAGCAAATGAACAGGTAGATAATGAAGGGCGCAGTTGGCGTTCGGGGGCAATTGTCGAACGCAAGTTGCTTAAACAGTGGTTTTTTAAGATCACTGACTATGCCGAAAAGCTCTTGCAAGATTTGGCTCAGCTAAAAGGTTGGCCCGAACGAGTGAAAACCATGCAGGCGAACTGGATTGGTAAGTCTGTGGGAGCATATTTAGAATTTGCGATCGTGGGCAGAGACGACAAGATTGCTGTCTTTACTACCCGTCCTGACACGGTATACGGTGTAACCTATGTGGTGCTTGCTCCAGAACATCCTTTGACTCCAGAAGTAACTGTACCCGAACAAAAAAAAGCGGTATCAGCATTTATCGAAGAAATTAAAGGGGAAAGTGAAATTGAACGAACTGCTGAAGATAAACCTAAGCGGGGTATTTTAACTGGCGGGAAGGCAATCAATCCCTTTAATGGCGAAGAAGTGCCAATTTTAATTGCTGACTATGTTTTGTATGAATATGGTACTGGCGCAGTAATGGGCGTACCTGCCCATGACGTTAGGGATTTTAAATTTGCCACAGAGAAAGGCTTAGCGATCAAAACGGTAATTGTTCCTGAAGGACAAGATGCAAATGAGCCGCTGCAAGCAGCCCATACCGAACCTGGAATAATAGTTAATTCGCGACAGTTCGATGGAACACCATCGGTAGAAGGTAAAGCCAAAATTATTGAGTACGCCGAACAACAGGGCTATGGTCAAGCGCGCATTCAATATCGCTTGCGCGACTGGTTGATTTCCCGTCAAAGATACTGGGGTTGTCCGATTCCCGTAATTCACTGTGATGATTGTGGTACTGTACCCGTACCAGATCGGGATCTGCCCGTGGAGTTGCCCGAAGCTATAGAACTATCAGGACGAGGAGGATCTCCTTTAGCTCAGTTGGATAGCTGGATTAATATTGATTGTCCCTGCTGTGGTAAGCCTGCTAAACGGGAAACCGATACAATGGATACTTTTATTGATTCATCTTGGTATTTCCTGCGTTACAGCGACGCTAACAACACTGAAACCGCTTTTGCTCAGGATAAGGTTAATGACTGGATGCCTGTCGATCAATACGTAGGCGGTATCGAACACGCTATTTTGCACCTATTATATTCTCGCTTTTTTACTAAGGTATTGCGCGATCGCGGTTTACTCAACTTTGATGAACCGTTTAAACGCCTGTTAACCCAAGGCATGGTGCAGGGATTAACTTATAAAAATCCTCAGACTAATAAATATATTCCTGCTGCCGATGTTAATCGGGATCAGCCAATAGATCCTGAAACGGGAGATCGGCTAGAGGTTTTCTTTGAGAAAATGTCTAAGTCTAAATACAACGGTGTCGCCCCTGAAGATGTCATTGCCGATTACGGCGTAGATACAGCCCGTATGTTTGTCATGTTCAAAGCCCCACCTGAGAAAGATTTGGAATGGGACGATGCTGATGTTGAAGGGCAATTTCGCTTTTTAAATCGGGTTTGGTCTTTGGTGACAAATTACACTTGTGCTAAAGTAACTGAACAATCTCAAGAACTAACTAAAGCAGAAAAAGACTTACGCCGAGCTATTCATACGGCAATTAAGGAAATTACGGAAGATTTAACCGGAGATTATCAGTTTAATACCGCTGTCTCGGAATTAATGAAGTTAAGTAATGCTCTTAAGGATACTGAGTGCAAAACTTCTCCAGTTTACCAAGAGGGTATTGAAACTTTAGTTCTGTTGCTCGCTCCTTTTGCCCCCCATATTGCCGAAGAGCTTTGGAGTTGTTTGGGGAACACTGAATCAGTCCATCAACAGCAATGGCGCGAAGTAGACGAGTCTGCCTTGATGGTAGATGAAATTACCTTAGTAGTGCAAATTATGGGTAAAACTCGCGGTACGATTCAAGTTCCTGCTAGCTGTGATCGAGCAGCCTTAGAAAAGTATGCCACCGAATCAGATATTGCTCAACATTATCTAGAAGGCAAAGAGGTTAAAAAAGTCATTGTCGTGCCAAATAAGCTAGTTAACTTCGTTGTAGCAAAATAAGATTAGAGCGATCGCCTTTTCTGAGTTTTAGAAAGAGTGCGATCGCTAATCGACATTGCATTGAACATTTAACATTAAACCTTAAAAAGGAATTTCATCCCAATCTTCATTGCCGCCACTGGCAGGGACAGACGCAGGTTCTGGGGTTGTAGCTGTAGTATCGACATAGTTAGTCTCAGGTTGAGCTTGGGGGCTAGAAGCAAAATTAACGACATTATCAGGTTGCTGAGCTTGCTGCGGTTTAACCGTAGAACTTGAACCACCAATCGCATAAATTCGCGAGGCAACTAATTTGGCACGCTTTTCTTTATAGCCTTCGGGCATTTCAAACAGATTCATCGATAAACGACCTTCAACAATGACGCGATCGCCTGAACTATAAGTATTTTTAATTTCTTCAGCTAGCTTGCCCCACCCTTCTACCTGTACTTTTCCTGGGGCTTCCCCTTCTTTGGTTGATTCAAATTCAACCATCATCGAAGATACGCTAAGCTTATCTTGAGTAGAACGTAATTCAGGATCGCTGACTATCTGCGCCATCAAAATACAGCTATTCATGGGTTTGCTACTCCTTATCTATCTAAATTACTAGAAACTATGTGAACAATTGTACTATTTATCAGCCGGACTTTCATCCCACTAATTGTAGTGGCAGTTTTTAAGTAAACGGTACTCCGACTTCCGGGCTAACTTTGTTCGTGATCGATAAAACTTTGGACTCGCTGACGATATTCAGCCAGTTGCCGATCTACCCAGTAGCGCTCGCCACTGTTGGCATAAATATGGATTAGTGGTTCACCCGCATCCGGCAAAATTAATACCCAGTTATCATTTTGCGGATTAAATATTTTTACGCCGTCAATTAACTCCAAATTTTCTGGAGAATGAGTTTCTACCAAATAACGCATCAAAGAGCCTTTAACTTTCCAAGGACAGCGAATCGAGCAAGATTTATAATAAACATTTGGTAAATCATGACGAATATCGGCCAGCGATCGCTCTTGAATTGTTAGCATTTCGATCAGTTTGGCAATGCTAAACATAGCGTCAAAACCAGGATGGAGTTGAGGAAAAATAAAGCCCATATCGCTACTACCTCCTAACACTACATGAAGATTATTCTGGGCCGCTGCCATTAATGCTGTCGGATTGACTTTCGTGCGAATCACTTTCCCATCATGACGACGAGCAATTTCTTCTACTGCACTAGAAGCATTGACGGGAACTACTACCGTGCTGCGAGGATGAGCCGTAAAAATAGTATTAACCATCAAAGCTGTCAAAGCTTCATCGCGAATTGGCAAACCCGCCTCATCCACCAAAATAAATTGTTCTCCGTTAGCAGATACCTGCACGCCAAAATTGGCTTTTAGAGCTTCAACTACTTGACCCAATTGATCCAACAGCACTTCTTTTTGGTTGGCAGAAATAGCAGTTTCTTTTAAGCTGGCATTTAACACCACTGCATCACAGCCAAACTTGACTAAAAGCTGGGGTAAAATTGCTCCAGCTACGGCATACACATAATCAATGACAATTTTAGAACTGCTGCTACGAACGGCTTCTATATTGACGTGTTTTTCAAAAGCACGACTATAGGTATCTAAAATGCCACTAGGATAACTAACGCTACCAATTTCTTGAACCGACACTCGGCGCAAGTCCTCTTTAAAATAAGCTCCTTCAATCTTTTTTTCTTGAGATTTAGAAATGCTGATTCCCTGTTTATCAAAAAATTCAATTAATAAATAATCAGGTCGATTAGGTTCTAAACGAATATGAATCCCGCCTGACACATCTACCATGTGGGTCATCATGGCACGGGCAATGGGAATAGCAGTTGCTTCTAAATTTTGCACGTTGATTCCCGCCGACATCAATCCAGAAATAATAGCTCTACCAAGCATACGGGAGACGCTGCGTTGATCGCGAGAGACAATGACTGTCGAATCAAGCTTGAGGGTTGAACCATAAGAAGCACCCAGCTTGACGACAAACTCAGGGGTTAGATCGATGTTAGCCAGTCCCGATACGCCCCGTTGTCCAAAAAGATTACGTTGGGCTGTATTACCCCAAATTAAATTGATATTAAGTATTGCTCCAGATTCAATTCTTTTACTCGGCCAAACTCTAACTCCTGGTGCAATTTGAGCTTCTTCTCCGACGATAGACAAGCTACCAATCACCGAACCTTCTAAAGCCTGCGATCGCCGATCCATTCTCGTACCACGAGAGATTATGCAGGCACGTAAATGAGCCTCATCTCCTACTGTAGCTCCATTCCAGATAATAGGTCGCTTGAGGTTAGCATCCGAGCCAACGGTAACATTATCACCAATTACTGTTCCAGCTTCGATCTTGACCCGCGCTCCAATACGACAATTATTGCCAATCATAGCTGGTGTTTCAATGACCGCACTAGGATCGACATAAGTATTGTTGCCAATCCAAATTCCCGCCGACTTCTGTTTATAGGGAAAATCCAGCTTAACTTTCTGGTCTAATCCGTCATACTGAGCTTCACGGTAGGCTTCTAAATGACCGACATCACACCAGTAACCTTCGGCAACATAGCCATACATTGGTTCTTGCTTTTCTAGCAATAAAGGGAACAAATCCTTGGAAAAATCTGACTCCTGATTTTCTGGGAGGTAATCGAGAACTTCTGGTTCGAGAATATATGTACCTGTGTTGACCGTATCCGAGAAAATTTCACTCAGGGAAGGCTTTTCTAAAAAGCGCTCGATCTTCCCCTCTCGGTCGGTAATTACTACGCCAAACTCTACAGGGTTAGGTACGCGAGTCAAAATTAAGGTTGCTTTGGATTTTTTCTCACGATGAAAAGCGATCGCAGCTTGCAGGTCAAAATCCGTAATCGCATCCCCGCTAATGGTGACAAAAGTGTCATCTAACCACTGCTGAATATTTTTAACACATCCTGCTGTTCCTAATGGCTGCTCTTCTTCCACCGCATAGGTCATTTGTACTCCAAAGTCGCTACCGTCTTGAAAATAATCCCGCATCACATCGGGAAGATAGTAAAGAGCAGCAATAACCTCAGTAATATTATGACGTTTTAGCAAATTGATGATGTGTTCGGCTATAGGACGGTTTAGCACGGGTACCATTGGTTTGGGCAGATCGCAGGTTAATGGGCGCAATCTAGTCCCTGAACCACCAGCCATTAGCACTGCTCGCATCATAATCTCCTAATATATTGGGGTTTATTTTTATTCTCTTTTTATATACTTGTATTTTATTACTATTGAGTCTGCTGATTTGGCTTTAGCTCAGGAGAAGCTTAAATTTAGTAGAAAAATTGGTTTGATTTAAAAGTTAATTGTTAAGACAATTTTTAGCTGGTCAAAAATTAGAAAATAAATTACCGCTTGATTCAAAATAACCCATGCCACATTGTTTTTTTTTAGCTTGTATTTAGAGAGTACTATTAAACAAAAGTTAATCTAACACAGCCAAAAAAATTGAGTTGTTAATTCCTCAAGAAGAAAATTCGACAATTGCTAGAATAATAGGTGTTGTTGGTTTATTGAGATAGTAAAGGTAGAGATGCCACAGTTTATTGGTTTTGTACTATTCGTTGTTTATGTCGGTGGAATTTGGAAGTTTTTATCAGGATACCGTCGCACTAACTTTAATGCTGGTCTATCTGGAAAAATCACCCTCGCTTTATTATGGCCAGTATTATTGATTGGCAATAAATCCTATCGTCGCAATTTCCGCAAGGCTTTGAGAGGGAGATAAGCTACAAACCTTTTCTGATTAGCACAGATAAATTTCTGATGAATGGTAAAGTCTTGCTAATTGGTGGAACTAGCGACAGTGCAGCCATAGCCGCAATGTTGGCTGCCTTCAATATACGGTTTGTCGTAACAGTAACTACCATAACTGCTCGCTCTTTGTACTCTTCCACCGTTGCCATAGTAGTTGAGCGTATGGATCGCTCAAGAATGCAGTTTTTCTGTCAGCAAAATCAAATTCAAGCTGTAGTTGATGCTTCCCATCCCTATGCAGTTGAGGTTTCGCGTCAGGCGATCGCCATTTGCACTCAGCTAAATCTTCCTTATCTACGTTACGAAAGAGTTAATTATCAAGCTTCAGCCGTCGCTCAAACCGACTCTTTTCTAATGAAATTAAATAGTTTTGACCAACTTCTAGCAGGTGATTATTTAACCAAACAGAGGGTATTTTTGACCGTTGGTTGCCAAATATTACCCCGATTCAAATCTTGGCAAAATCGAGCTACTCTATATGCCAGAATATTACCCAAAATAGCGTCTTTAGAAACGGCTATAGCCGCTGGGTTTACTGGCGATCGCCTGATTGCTATTCGCCCTCCGATTAGCGTGGCGACAGAAACAGCTTTATGGCAGCAATGGAAAATATCTTTAGTCGTAACTAAGGCATCAGGAAAAGCAGGGGGAGAAGACATCAAACATCAGGTAGCAAAGGATTTAGGTATTCCTTTAATCGTTATTGCTCGTCCTCAGATTACCTATCCGCAACAAACTTCAGAAATTAAAGATGTATTGGCTTTTTGCCAAGCAATTTAAAAATTAGATTTTCCACAGTTTAATCTTTCATGTCTAGGTATTTTTCCCTAAACAAAGGTTAAGATACAGAAAATACTCATATCTCTCCATTAAGAATTTAGTTAATAAAATTTGCTCGACTCCAGCTTGAAGATGAAAATCAAACATCCCATCAATTTGCACAAATTCCTGACCTTTGCCTTCGTTTTAGGCTTAATGGTTATATATCAAAATTTTACTGTAGCTCCTTGGATATATCTCTCACTTCACGGAACTTATGGCATTATGTGGCTAATTAAAGATCGTCTGTATCCCGATCGCCAGTGGGAATCAGAAATACCAACCATTATGGGAATTGTAATCTTTGCTGTGCTGGGATTATATTGGGTTGCACCCTTTATTTTAATTAGTAGTGGAGTACAGTCTAGCGCACCTTTGATGGCAGCAGCGATCGCTACGAATCTCTTGGGAATATTACTGCATTACGGTAGCGATGCCCAAAAATACTTTACGCTCAAATATAACTCAGGATTAATTACCGAAGGATTCTTTAGCCGTAGCCGTAATCCTAACTATTTAGGAGAGATTTTGATCTATCTCGGTTTTGCGATGTTGGCGCAGCATTGGCTTCCTTTCGTGATTTTAGGCTTAGTTGCGGCTTCAGTTTTTGTGCCAAATATGCTGAAAAAAGATCGATCTCTAGCTCGCTATCGTGAGTTTGCTGCCTATAAAGAACGTTCTGGTTTACTATTACCCAAGCTGTTTGTTAATCAATCAGCAGAAACAGTAG encodes the following:
- a CDS encoding DUF1295 domain-containing protein, whose translation is MKIKHPINLHKFLTFAFVLGLMVIYQNFTVAPWIYLSLHGTYGIMWLIKDRLYPDRQWESEIPTIMGIVIFAVLGLYWVAPFILISSGVQSSAPLMAAAIATNLLGILLHYGSDAQKYFTLKYNSGLITEGFFSRSRNPNYLGEILIYLGFAMLAQHWLPFVILGLVAASVFVPNMLKKDRSLARYREFAAYKERSGLLLPKLFVNQSAETVAETIEVN
- a CDS encoding mannose-1-phosphate guanyltransferase yields the protein MMRAVLMAGGSGTRLRPLTCDLPKPMVPVLNRPIAEHIINLLKRHNITEVIAALYYLPDVMRDYFQDGSDFGVQMTYAVEEEQPLGTAGCVKNIQQWLDDTFVTISGDAITDFDLQAAIAFHREKKSKATLILTRVPNPVEFGVVITDREGKIERFLEKPSLSEIFSDTVNTGTYILEPEVLDYLPENQESDFSKDLFPLLLEKQEPMYGYVAEGYWCDVGHLEAYREAQYDGLDQKVKLDFPYKQKSAGIWIGNNTYVDPSAVIETPAMIGNNCRIGARVKIEAGTVIGDNVTVGSDANLKRPIIWNGATVGDEAHLRACIISRGTRMDRRSQALEGSVIGSLSIVGEEAQIAPGVRVWPSKRIESGAILNINLIWGNTAQRNLFGQRGVSGLANIDLTPEFVVKLGASYGSTLKLDSTVIVSRDQRSVSRMLGRAIISGLMSAGINVQNLEATAIPIARAMMTHMVDVSGGIHIRLEPNRPDYLLIEFFDKQGISISKSQEKKIEGAYFKEDLRRVSVQEIGSVSYPSGILDTYSRAFEKHVNIEAVRSSSSKIVIDYVYAVAGAILPQLLVKFGCDAVVLNASLKETAISANQKEVLLDQLGQVVEALKANFGVQVSANGEQFILVDEAGLPIRDEALTALMVNTIFTAHPRSTVVVPVNASSAVEEIARRHDGKVIRTKVNPTALMAAAQNNLHVVLGGSSDMGFIFPQLHPGFDAMFSIAKLIEMLTIQERSLADIRHDLPNVYYKSCSIRCPWKVKGSLMRYLVETHSPENLELIDGVKIFNPQNDNWVLILPDAGEPLIHIYANSGERYWVDRQLAEYRQRVQSFIDHEQS
- a CDS encoding cobalt-precorrin-6A reductase; this encodes MNGKVLLIGGTSDSAAIAAMLAAFNIRFVVTVTTITARSLYSSTVAIVVERMDRSRMQFFCQQNQIQAVVDASHPYAVEVSRQAIAICTQLNLPYLRYERVNYQASAVAQTDSFLMKLNSFDQLLAGDYLTKQRVFLTVGCQILPRFKSWQNRATLYARILPKIASLETAIAAGFTGDRLIAIRPPISVATETALWQQWKISLVVTKASGKAGGEDIKHQVAKDLGIPLIVIARPQITYPQQTSEIKDVLAFCQAI